One window of the Emcibacter sp. genome contains the following:
- a CDS encoding heme biosynthesis protein HemY → MTRLTFYIILGVLVALGTAWMVAQPGDMVLTWRNWELRMSFATLTALGLLYTVFVWLLCRFWRALRNANPLNSPERQAARRRRGHGELDRGWSAWALGDKDGALRHARRARTDLPHENGPLLLLSHCETEKRRIAILEDLRAKPATAPFALYTLLEEAMEEEDYVLALSLARELSALAPGNRKILKKLFDIEVHHGKWEAAADTLRTARKNKVLEAPEIAHYEALLSYIRAVEADVSGQRANALDLALEAQKKDPGFAPAAQLAARILMSRKEGGRARKILETAWKGGPHPELASLFIELEPMESPTECLRRIQQLVKLNPDHRESLHLLAAQAIEAQHWPEARKALDRLVTSGRATARTFNLYARLEQKQKKDQIAAEKYMEKALGAKRDGHWHCSSCGHQPRHYTSNCPECDQFDGLEWVE, encoded by the coding sequence ATGACCCGCCTGACCTTCTATATCATTCTCGGCGTGCTGGTTGCCCTTGGCACCGCCTGGATGGTCGCCCAGCCCGGCGACATGGTGCTGACCTGGCGCAACTGGGAACTCAGGATGTCCTTTGCCACCCTGACTGCCCTTGGCCTCCTCTATACTGTATTCGTTTGGCTGTTGTGCAGATTCTGGCGCGCCCTGAGGAACGCCAACCCGCTGAATTCACCGGAACGGCAGGCGGCCAGACGACGCCGGGGCCACGGCGAACTGGACCGGGGCTGGTCCGCCTGGGCGCTGGGTGATAAGGACGGGGCGCTGAGACATGCCCGCCGGGCCAGAACGGATCTGCCGCACGAAAACGGCCCGCTGCTGCTGCTCAGCCATTGTGAAACGGAAAAACGCCGGATTGCCATTCTGGAAGACCTGCGCGCCAAACCGGCGACGGCGCCCTTCGCCCTCTATACCCTGCTGGAAGAGGCCATGGAGGAAGAAGATTATGTACTGGCCCTCAGTCTCGCCCGGGAACTTTCAGCGCTGGCCCCCGGCAACCGGAAAATCCTGAAAAAGCTGTTTGATATCGAGGTCCACCACGGCAAATGGGAGGCGGCGGCCGATACACTCAGAACCGCCCGCAAGAACAAGGTCCTGGAGGCGCCCGAAATCGCCCATTACGAAGCCCTTCTATCCTATATTCGCGCCGTCGAGGCCGACGTCTCCGGCCAGCGGGCCAACGCCCTTGACCTCGCCCTGGAGGCCCAGAAAAAAGACCCGGGCTTTGCCCCGGCGGCCCAGCTTGCCGCCCGCATCCTGATGTCCCGCAAGGAAGGCGGACGCGCCCGTAAAATTCTGGAAACCGCCTGGAAAGGCGGCCCGCACCCGGAACTGGCCAGCCTGTTTATCGAGCTTGAGCCAATGGAAAGCCCGACCGAATGCCTGCGCCGCATCCAGCAACTGGTCAAGCTCAATCCGGACCATCGGGAAAGCCTGCACCTCCTGGCCGCCCAGGCCATCGAGGCCCAGCACTGGCCGGAAGCACGCAAGGCTCTCGACCGGCTGGTCACCTCGGGCCGGGCCACCGCCCGCACCTTTAATCTCTACGCCCGGCTCGAGCAGAAACAGAAAAAGGACCAGATCGCCGCTGAAAAATATATGGAAAAGGCGCTGGGCGCGAAACGGGACGGCCACTGGCACTGTTCAAGCTGCGGACACCAGCCCCGGCACTATACCAGCAACTGCCCGGAATGCGACCAGTTCGACGGCCTCGAGTGGGTGGAGTAA
- a CDS encoding TonB-dependent receptor, giving the protein MPTTSTFLTRALMYSTCVATLAVTSAPAFAQGQEADSTFTLEEIVVTARKRAESLQETPIAISAFSAEALEDRGAGNINDVAGLVPNLQYSSSASGTVGASSFAIRGIGQSDFITTTEPGVGVYLDGVYLARVTGAALDLADVERVEVLRGPQGTLFGRNTIGGAVSVITAKPTGELGGKAEVTVGNHARFNGRFSADFPIVKDVLAGKVSFLAKNSDGYGYDNDPAGGGGNLGEERDVAGRVQLLYTPKDDMSFLLSADHTRRRGTVMPLGRVGYVQNAGNAAFDDGGTNSVIPYDDPNLVRYDTPADDELDVYGVSLTSDFGLGNMDLKLITAYREQSGVSGQDFDGGSSPILNQVIDSSQDQFSQEIQLTGTSFDDRLEWLVGAYYFRETGQFDQDVVLGGVPILIYTGSTTDSYALFAQGSYSLTEKLSVTAGLRWTSEKKSVDVDTFFGPFQLVDEVRDETFSAFSPKVSVEYQATDDVMVYASVGRGFRSGGFNGRPFSPNDLFPFDEETTTAYEVGLKSDLMDRKLRINVAGFYTDYKDIQLTATTQNDLGQFVVLTANAGKAEIYGIEAEVQAMPVEGLFVYGGLGYANNGNLDPQTGFTFDTSAGKNLPGASEWTLSLGGDYRFEVGDDWMAMIGADYSWRSRYDHQASNQTATVEEDGYGLLNARLTVGPEDESWKLTFYGKNLTDEVYRVYGQDSMSSQGVAVVWFGPTREYGVKLGFNF; this is encoded by the coding sequence ATGCCGACAACATCAACATTTTTGACCAGAGCGCTCATGTACTCCACCTGCGTGGCGACACTGGCCGTCACTTCAGCTCCGGCATTTGCCCAGGGACAGGAAGCAGACAGCACTTTCACGCTTGAAGAAATAGTCGTAACCGCCCGGAAGCGGGCCGAAAGCCTTCAGGAAACACCCATTGCCATTTCTGCTTTCTCTGCAGAAGCCCTGGAAGACCGGGGTGCCGGCAACATCAATGACGTGGCCGGCCTGGTGCCGAACCTGCAATATTCTTCCTCGGCGTCGGGTACCGTCGGGGCCTCATCCTTTGCCATTCGCGGCATCGGGCAGTCCGACTTTATCACCACAACCGAGCCCGGTGTCGGCGTCTATCTGGACGGCGTTTACCTTGCCCGCGTGACCGGTGCGGCCCTTGATCTGGCCGATGTGGAGCGGGTCGAGGTCCTGCGTGGTCCCCAGGGCACCCTGTTCGGCCGCAATACCATCGGCGGGGCTGTCAGCGTCATTACTGCCAAGCCGACCGGTGAACTGGGCGGCAAGGCGGAAGTGACCGTCGGCAACCATGCCCGGTTCAACGGCCGCTTCTCGGCGGATTTCCCGATCGTGAAAGATGTTCTTGCCGGCAAGGTATCTTTCCTCGCGAAAAACAGCGACGGCTACGGGTATGACAATGACCCGGCCGGCGGCGGCGGAAACCTCGGTGAAGAACGCGATGTGGCCGGTCGTGTGCAGTTGCTGTACACACCGAAGGACGATATGTCCTTCCTGCTGTCTGCCGATCACACCCGCCGACGTGGCACGGTGATGCCGCTCGGTCGTGTGGGTTATGTCCAGAATGCGGGCAATGCGGCCTTTGACGATGGCGGCACCAACTCCGTGATCCCCTATGATGACCCCAATCTGGTTCGGTATGATACTCCGGCAGATGATGAGCTGGATGTATATGGCGTGTCCCTGACCTCCGATTTTGGTCTGGGTAATATGGATCTGAAACTGATCACGGCTTACCGCGAACAGTCCGGCGTTTCCGGACAGGATTTTGACGGTGGATCCTCGCCGATCCTGAACCAGGTGATTGACAGTTCCCAGGACCAGTTCAGCCAGGAAATCCAGTTGACGGGCACCTCCTTTGATGACCGGCTGGAATGGCTTGTCGGGGCTTATTATTTCCGGGAAACCGGCCAGTTTGACCAGGACGTCGTTCTGGGTGGCGTGCCGATCCTTATCTATACCGGCAGCACCACGGATTCCTATGCCCTGTTTGCGCAAGGATCCTACAGCCTGACTGAAAAGCTGAGTGTGACCGCAGGGCTGCGCTGGACCAGCGAAAAGAAATCTGTGGACGTGGATACTTTCTTCGGTCCTTTTCAGCTTGTCGATGAAGTCCGGGACGAAACCTTCAGCGCCTTCTCTCCCAAGGTCAGTGTGGAATATCAGGCGACTGATGACGTGATGGTTTATGCCTCTGTCGGCCGCGGGTTCCGGTCCGGTGGCTTCAACGGCCGTCCCTTTTCACCAAACGACCTGTTTCCTTTCGATGAGGAAACAACCACAGCCTATGAAGTGGGCCTGAAATCCGACCTGATGGACCGGAAGCTGAGAATTAACGTTGCTGGTTTCTATACCGATTACAAGGATATCCAGCTGACCGCCACAACCCAGAATGACCTTGGACAGTTTGTTGTCCTGACGGCCAACGCGGGCAAGGCGGAAATCTATGGCATCGAGGCCGAGGTGCAGGCCATGCCGGTTGAAGGGCTGTTTGTTTACGGCGGCCTCGGTTATGCCAACAACGGCAATCTCGACCCGCAGACCGGCTTTACCTTTGACACCAGCGCCGGCAAGAATCTGCCGGGGGCGTCCGAATGGACCCTGAGCCTCGGCGGGGACTACCGCTTTGAGGTTGGTGACGACTGGATGGCCATGATCGGTGCCGACTATTCCTGGCGCAGCCGTTATGACCATCAGGCCAGCAACCAGACCGCGACTGTGGAAGAGGACGGCTACGGTCTTCTCAATGCCCGCCTGACTGTCGGGCCGGAGGATGAAAGCTGGAAGCTGACCTTCTACGGCAAGAACCTGACTGATGAAGTGTACCGGGTTTACGGCCAGGATTCCATGTCCAGCCAGGGGGTGGCAGTTGTCTGGTTCGGCCCGACCCGGGAGTATGGCGTCAAACTGGGATTTAATTTCTAG
- a CDS encoding aspartate/glutamate racemase family protein codes for MTKVIHIVTPIITRGIRSLDDVAPLAEDNNIEFRHSLLDRGPSSIESEYDEALAIPDTIVKCVEAEKAGADAIVIDCMGDPGLKPAREMVSIPVLGPGESSMHTAAMLGHKFSVVTVLDSVVPMLTNLAKIYGVSEKLASIRSINMPVLEIEKDFEKTQCLLAEASLAAVREDGADAIVLGCTGFLGCAEKITALLEKEGYDIPVIDPIPLTVMLASALTTVGLSHSKKTYAVPRDKEIAGY; via the coding sequence ATGACCAAAGTTATTCACATTGTCACGCCGATTATCACCCGCGGCATTCGCTCGCTGGATGATGTTGCGCCCCTTGCTGAAGACAATAACATCGAATTCCGCCACTCCCTGCTGGACAGGGGGCCGTCCTCTATCGAGAGTGAGTATGACGAGGCCCTGGCGATACCTGATACAATTGTCAAATGTGTCGAGGCGGAAAAGGCCGGTGCCGATGCCATTGTTATTGACTGCATGGGGGATCCCGGTCTGAAGCCGGCCCGTGAAATGGTGTCCATTCCGGTTCTGGGACCCGGGGAGAGCAGTATGCATACGGCGGCCATGCTGGGGCACAAATTTTCGGTAGTGACAGTGTTGGACAGTGTGGTGCCCATGCTGACCAATCTGGCAAAAATCTACGGAGTATCTGAAAAACTTGCCTCCATTCGATCCATCAATATGCCGGTTCTGGAAATTGAAAAGGATTTTGAAAAAACCCAATGCCTGCTGGCGGAGGCTTCTCTGGCGGCGGTGCGTGAAGACGGTGCCGATGCGATTGTGCTGGGTTGTACCGGTTTTCTGGGTTGTGCGGAAAAAATCACGGCTCTTCTGGAGAAGGAAGGATATGACATCCCGGTCATCGACCCGATCCCGCTGACGGTGATGCTGGCCTCGGCCCTGACCACCGTCGGCTTGTCTCACAGCAAGAAAACCTATGCGGTGCCGCGGGACAAGGAAATAGCAGGATATTGA
- a CDS encoding LuxR C-terminal-related transcriptional regulator, which produces MSNDVPQVPVDPIPWLVSAKVVPPRKNSVLAERSAILDRLSGHQERRATILEAPGGFGKSTLLALWRSRLLQTGDRVAWLTLCAEDTGGTLVTYLAYALHMAGLDVSNTGLLANNNSASDDSLYNLNLLIGAIQTTGDNFTLILDDVEFVAEEEAVQVLNVLFRHAPENLHLAVAFRRNPGLLLSNLLLDGAAIRLTAEEMRFSAEEVEAFFDHTLSQADMQTVLDRTEGWPVALRLIRGGRAGGGFDIERIRLFSGERGLAAEYFAEQVFARLSESEQKFLLDVSVLEWLEVPLIDAIRETEDADRMLDGLSHLEGVIVSLDAQEEVYRLHALFREFLLNTLQRDDIRRYMDLQRRAARILADKGRLLTALRHANLAGDNQLFGEILEQAGGITIWFREGMTRVYQAVKLMDNEILKLFPRIAFLKCVVLMKEGHMNEAQSLFNRLEEETEGFHKDREGGDDAALYQEHIFVRSTLAAYGCRTLDDEMLSVLTDENPEPGHRVADATTLAHHKTLLCLANQQKADFKRAWRIGREGIEHFKQINSIYGELFMDFHFGSIAMAQGEPHDAEAHYARAQKYARKYFPRDGGIQLVGDILMAELDLERNLLKRLKRKLNNIIQRLHDSEAWFDIYAAAYSVVVEMILEEEGAEDAQAFLREAFERAEEQGLTKVSIFLAVQRVAIQLSQGQLEQAGIMYEKFALPREAHEIFDMSKYSWREAEIIAITLLQLHISAREFDEGRALLAAFLEFTEQKSLVRSRIRALVLGAVLEKAAGQGDMALEFARRAVEQIKFNDYIRPFVRFADQIGSLLHRLAANAGDEDMKVQLDKLIAQLKIARETSDAGEFFSHREIEILRGLERGFQDKVIAKALNVTPHAVRYHLKNIYAKTNASNRIQALNKAKKMGAFTTQG; this is translated from the coding sequence ATGAGTAACGATGTTCCCCAGGTTCCGGTTGACCCGATCCCCTGGCTGGTTTCAGCCAAGGTTGTCCCGCCCAGAAAAAATTCGGTGCTGGCGGAACGGTCAGCCATACTTGACCGTCTCTCCGGGCATCAGGAAAGAAGGGCGACCATTCTGGAAGCACCGGGAGGCTTTGGCAAAAGCACGCTGCTTGCTCTTTGGCGCAGCAGGCTTCTGCAGACCGGTGACCGGGTCGCCTGGCTGACGCTGTGTGCGGAAGACACCGGCGGTACCCTGGTGACCTATCTGGCTTATGCCCTGCATATGGCGGGACTGGATGTCAGCAACACCGGACTGTTGGCCAACAACAATTCTGCCTCCGACGATAGTCTATATAATCTCAACCTGCTGATCGGCGCAATCCAGACTACCGGGGACAACTTCACCCTGATCCTGGATGATGTGGAATTTGTTGCGGAAGAAGAGGCCGTACAGGTTCTGAATGTGCTGTTCCGGCATGCACCGGAAAATCTCCATCTTGCTGTGGCCTTCCGGCGTAATCCCGGCCTGTTGCTGAGCAATCTGTTGCTGGACGGCGCCGCCATTCGGTTGACGGCCGAGGAAATGCGGTTTTCTGCCGAGGAAGTAGAGGCGTTCTTTGATCACACGCTGTCACAGGCCGACATGCAGACGGTGCTGGACCGCACCGAGGGCTGGCCGGTCGCCCTGCGTTTGATCAGGGGGGGGCGTGCCGGAGGTGGATTTGACATCGAACGAATCCGCCTGTTTTCCGGAGAACGCGGTCTGGCGGCTGAATATTTTGCGGAGCAGGTTTTTGCCCGTCTGTCCGAGTCTGAGCAGAAATTCCTGCTGGACGTCTCTGTTCTGGAATGGCTGGAAGTGCCGCTGATCGATGCCATACGGGAAACTGAAGATGCGGACCGGATGCTGGACGGGCTATCCCATCTCGAAGGCGTCATTGTTTCGCTGGATGCCCAGGAAGAAGTCTATCGCCTTCATGCCCTGTTTCGGGAGTTTTTGCTCAATACATTGCAGCGGGACGATATTCGCCGCTATATGGACCTTCAGCGGCGGGCGGCCAGAATTCTGGCCGACAAGGGACGCCTGTTGACGGCTTTGCGCCATGCCAACCTGGCCGGCGACAACCAGCTTTTCGGTGAAATTCTGGAGCAGGCCGGCGGGATCACGATCTGGTTCAGGGAAGGGATGACCCGGGTCTATCAGGCAGTGAAGCTGATGGATAACGAAATTCTGAAGCTGTTTCCGCGGATCGCCTTCCTCAAATGTGTTGTCCTGATGAAAGAGGGGCATATGAACGAGGCGCAGAGCCTATTTAACCGTCTGGAGGAAGAGACGGAGGGATTCCACAAGGACCGGGAAGGGGGCGATGATGCCGCTTTGTATCAGGAACATATTTTTGTGCGGTCGACCCTGGCGGCCTATGGCTGTCGTACCCTGGATGACGAGATGTTGTCTGTTCTGACGGATGAAAATCCCGAGCCGGGACACAGAGTGGCTGATGCCACCACATTGGCCCATCACAAAACCCTCTTGTGTCTGGCAAACCAGCAGAAGGCGGATTTTAAACGGGCCTGGCGGATTGGCCGGGAAGGGATCGAGCATTTCAAGCAGATCAATTCCATTTACGGCGAACTTTTCATGGATTTTCATTTCGGCAGTATCGCCATGGCACAGGGTGAACCCCATGATGCCGAAGCTCATTATGCCCGGGCCCAGAAATATGCCCGAAAATATTTCCCGCGTGATGGCGGAATTCAGCTGGTTGGCGATATATTGATGGCTGAACTGGATCTGGAGCGCAATCTGCTTAAGCGCCTCAAGCGGAAGCTCAACAATATCATCCAGCGCCTGCATGACAGCGAGGCCTGGTTTGATATCTATGCCGCCGCCTACAGCGTTGTGGTGGAAATGATCCTTGAAGAAGAGGGCGCAGAGGATGCCCAGGCATTTCTCAGGGAAGCTTTCGAGCGAGCGGAAGAGCAGGGGCTGACCAAAGTCTCTATTTTTCTGGCGGTGCAGCGCGTGGCCATACAGTTGTCCCAGGGACAGCTGGAACAGGCGGGCATAATGTATGAAAAATTTGCGTTGCCCCGCGAGGCGCATGAAATTTTTGACATGAGTAAATACAGCTGGCGGGAGGCGGAAATCATTGCAATAACGCTTCTTCAGCTGCATATCAGCGCGCGCGAGTTTGACGAGGGCAGGGCACTGCTGGCGGCCTTTCTCGAATTTACAGAACAGAAAAGTCTGGTCCGCAGCAGAATTCGGGCACTGGTTCTGGGTGCTGTACTGGAAAAAGCGGCGGGGCAGGGGGATATGGCTCTCGAGTTCGCCCGGCGGGCTGTGGAGCAGATCAAGTTCAATGATTATATCCGTCCGTTCGTTCGTTTCGCGGACCAGATCGGCAGCCTGCTGCACAGGCTGGCTGCAAATGCCGGGGATGAGGATATGAAGGTTCAGCTGGACAAGCTGATTGCCCAGTTGAAGATCGCCCGGGAGACAAGTGATGCCGGCGAATTTTTCAGCCACAGGGAGATAGAGATCCTGCGCGGCCTTGAACGGGGTTTCCAGGATAAGGTCATCGCCAAGGCGCTGAATGTCACGCCACACGCCGTAAGGTATCATCTGAAAAATATCTATGCCAAGACCAATGCCTCCAACCGCATCCAGGCCCTGAACAAGGCAAAAAAGATGGGGGCCTTTACCACACAGGGCTGA
- a CDS encoding DUF917 domain-containing protein, whose amino-acid sequence MKLELTDLEDFARGAAFLGTGGGGDPYIGKLLAQHAIREFGMPTIIEPDELKDDDLVFAIAMLGAPTVLVEKAACGDDIDLAIDKLAERLGRRPDALIPIEIGGINSTVPVVASARTGIPLVNADGMGRAFPEVQMVTFNVYGHPPTPMSVVDEHLNAVVIDAKDAKTAEDLVRSVAIQMGLSVMTANYPVSGEVVKKYAVKHTLTLALEIGQAIKRGRREGNPVEVLADYLRSTDYYRHCKILYDGKVTDIKRETARGFSVGHCRIDPLTGTGEAMEIVFQNENLAARISGKTVAMVPDLICIVDRETAEPVPVESLRYGQRVKVIAASVPPIMRTPEALATFGPRCFGLEEDYVPIEEIEMP is encoded by the coding sequence ATGAAACTGGAACTGACCGATCTGGAGGATTTCGCCCGGGGCGCGGCTTTTCTGGGAACCGGCGGTGGCGGCGATCCCTATATCGGCAAACTGCTGGCACAGCATGCCATTCGGGAATTCGGCATGCCGACAATCATCGAGCCTGATGAGCTGAAGGATGACGATCTTGTATTTGCCATCGCCATGCTCGGGGCACCGACGGTTCTTGTGGAAAAAGCAGCTTGCGGCGATGACATTGATCTGGCCATCGACAAGCTGGCGGAACGCCTGGGCCGTCGCCCGGACGCCCTGATCCCCATTGAAATCGGCGGCATCAATTCCACTGTGCCTGTTGTGGCTTCGGCCCGGACCGGCATTCCGCTGGTCAATGCCGACGGCATGGGGCGGGCCTTCCCGGAAGTTCAGATGGTGACCTTTAATGTCTATGGCCATCCGCCTACCCCCATGTCAGTAGTTGACGAGCACCTCAATGCGGTGGTGATTGACGCAAAAGACGCGAAAACTGCCGAGGATCTGGTGCGATCCGTGGCGATCCAGATGGGATTGAGTGTCATGACGGCCAACTATCCGGTGTCCGGTGAGGTGGTCAAGAAATATGCAGTCAAACATACCCTGACCCTGGCGCTGGAAATCGGCCAGGCGATAAAAAGGGGGCGTCGCGAGGGCAACCCGGTGGAAGTTCTGGCTGATTATCTCAGGTCCACGGACTATTACCGCCACTGTAAAATTCTCTATGACGGCAAGGTTACCGATATCAAACGGGAAACCGCCCGCGGTTTCTCCGTCGGCCATTGCCGCATTGATCCCCTGACCGGGACCGGCGAGGCGATGGAGATTGTTTTCCAGAATGAAAATCTGGCCGCCCGGATCAGCGGCAAAACCGTTGCCATGGTGCCGGATCTGATCTGCATCGTTGATCGTGAAACCGCTGAGCCGGTGCCGGTTGAGTCTCTGCGCTATGGTCAGCGGGTCAAGGTCATTGCCGCCAGTGTGCCGCCGATCATGCGCACGCCGGAGGCGCTGGCCACTTTCGGTCCCCGGTGTTTCGGCCTGGAAGAGGATTATGTCCCGATCGAGGAGATCGAAATGCCGTAA
- a CDS encoding hydantoinase/oxoprolinase family protein, which produces MRLGVDVGGTNTDAVLMDGRKVVATRKTPTTGNVSDGIVKAITSVLEQSGTAAEAVKCVMIGTTQFTNAFVERKHLVQVGVIRLALPASRGIPPLTDWPEDIRDVIGDNMEMVRGGYQYDGRLNSEFDEFGFRAAARRLKDKGLRAIAVSGLFSPVNSEMEELAEQILLEEIPDCTVTISSRIGRIGLIERENAAVMNASLADLSVRVVSSFRKALADLGIRAPFFVSQNDGTLMKAEFVEKYPVLTFASGPTNSMRGAAYLSGLENALVADIGGTTTDIGMLVNGFPRESSLTVDIGGVRTNFRMPDVFALGLGGGSLVTRDDHPRVGPQSVGYRLPDEALVFGGRTLTASDIAVAAGYADIGDPARVAALDSKFVLQVVNKIHDIVADGIDRMKTSAEPVPLILVGGGAVLINRDIPGTSETIIPDHAGVANAIGASIAQVGGEVDKVYSYDQVGRDAAMAEAKEEAMQMAVEAGADPQTIQVVDVEEVPVAYIPGGSVRLRIKVAGELDLDKVTRTEV; this is translated from the coding sequence ATGAGACTTGGCGTAGACGTGGGCGGGACAAATACCGACGCAGTCCTGATGGACGGACGGAAGGTGGTTGCCACCCGGAAGACCCCCACAACCGGCAATGTAAGTGACGGGATCGTCAAGGCGATTACGTCGGTACTGGAACAGTCCGGCACGGCAGCGGAGGCCGTCAAATGTGTCATGATCGGTACTACACAGTTCACCAATGCCTTTGTGGAGCGCAAGCATCTGGTTCAGGTCGGGGTGATCCGGCTGGCGTTGCCGGCAAGCCGCGGAATTCCCCCATTGACCGACTGGCCCGAAGATATCCGGGATGTAATCGGGGATAACATGGAAATGGTCCGGGGCGGATATCAGTATGACGGCCGCCTGAACAGCGAATTTGATGAATTCGGGTTTCGCGCCGCCGCACGGCGCCTGAAGGACAAAGGACTCAGGGCAATTGCCGTTTCCGGCCTGTTTTCCCCGGTCAATAGCGAGATGGAGGAACTGGCAGAGCAGATTCTGCTGGAGGAAATACCCGACTGTACTGTCACGATTTCTTCCCGTATCGGCCGCATCGGCCTGATTGAACGGGAAAATGCCGCCGTCATGAATGCCAGCCTGGCCGATCTGTCGGTGCGGGTGGTCTCCTCCTTTCGCAAGGCGCTGGCCGACCTTGGAATCAGGGCGCCTTTTTTCGTCAGCCAGAATGACGGCACCCTGATGAAGGCAGAATTTGTCGAGAAATATCCGGTGCTGACCTTTGCGTCCGGACCGACCAACAGCATGCGGGGGGCGGCCTATCTGTCCGGCCTGGAAAATGCCCTGGTGGCCGATATCGGCGGCACGACCACGGACATTGGCATGCTGGTCAATGGTTTTCCACGAGAATCCTCCCTGACGGTGGATATCGGCGGGGTGCGGACCAATTTCCGCATGCCTGACGTTTTTGCCCTTGGCCTTGGGGGCGGGTCGCTGGTCACCAGGGATGACCATCCCAGGGTCGGCCCGCAATCGGTTGGCTATCGCCTGCCGGACGAGGCACTTGTCTTTGGCGGCAGGACCCTGACGGCCAGCGACATCGCCGTGGCGGCCGGTTATGCCGACATTGGCGATCCGGCCCGGGTCGCCGCCCTGGACAGCAAATTTGTCCTGCAGGTGGTAAATAAAATCCACGACATTGTCGCCGACGGCATTGACCGGATGAAAACCAGTGCGGAACCGGTTCCCCTGATCCTGGTTGGCGGTGGCGCCGTGCTGATCAACCGGGACATTCCGGGGACCAGCGAAACCATCATCCCGGACCATGCCGGTGTGGCCAACGCAATCGGCGCTTCCATCGCCCAGGTCGGCGGCGAAGTCGACAAGGTTTATTCCTATGACCAGGTTGGCCGGGACGCGGCCATGGCCGAGGCAAAGGAGGAGGCCATGCAAATGGCAGTGGAAGCCGGTGCCGATCCGCAAACCATCCAGGTGGTGGATGTGGAAGAGGTGCCTGTAGCCTATATTCCGGGTGGATCGGTGCGCCTGCGCATCAAAGTGGCCGGGGAACTGGATTTGGACAAAGTAACGAGGACAGAAGTATGA
- a CDS encoding helix-turn-helix transcriptional regulator → MNEELIASPQWYRHLAEIFGSRESEELLPALTAALKYLSGADSLLMMVYTENQPPVFLYKAADHGLRKRNVDEYLSGYYLLDPFFQLSSHYGETALVHLENISHEGFYDSEYYETWFKYAGLRDEVNYFVPVGNGRTVAISLSRNLDNRSFNQQDIHQLELVLPLIDAIVTDYWTKLEPTLAVGSQMKQTLHDNMIAAMNNFGRSVLTERESEITQYLLRGHSIKSTAERLKISPTTIKVHRKHIYQKLDISSHSELFSLFIDALSTMEPGEKEDPLSRYL, encoded by the coding sequence TTGAATGAAGAGTTGATTGCATCGCCCCAGTGGTATCGTCATCTGGCGGAAATATTTGGCTCCCGGGAGTCCGAAGAGCTGCTGCCGGCATTGACCGCTGCGCTCAAGTATCTGTCCGGTGCGGACAGCCTTCTGATGATGGTGTATACTGAAAACCAGCCCCCGGTTTTCCTCTATAAAGCCGCGGATCATGGCCTGCGAAAGCGGAATGTGGATGAATATCTGTCCGGCTATTACCTTCTGGATCCGTTTTTCCAGCTCAGCAGCCATTATGGGGAAACGGCTCTTGTCCATCTCGAGAATATCTCCCATGAAGGGTTTTACGACAGCGAGTATTATGAAACCTGGTTCAAATATGCCGGCCTTCGGGACGAGGTGAATTATTTTGTGCCCGTCGGGAACGGCAGGACGGTGGCCATATCCCTGTCCCGGAATCTGGATAACCGGTCATTTAATCAACAGGATATTCACCAGCTCGAATTGGTTCTTCCGCTGATTGATGCCATCGTAACGGATTACTGGACCAAGCTCGAGCCGACACTGGCCGTCGGGTCCCAGATGAAACAGACCCTCCATGACAACATGATCGCCGCCATGAATAATTTCGGGCGTTCTGTTCTGACAGAGCGGGAAAGCGAAATTACCCAGTATCTGTTGCGGGGTCACAGCATCAAATCGACAGCCGAACGCCTCAAAATTTCGCCTACAACAATCAAGGTTCACCGCAAACACATATACCAGAAACTTGATATCTCCTCCCATTCCGAACTTTTTTCCCTGTTCATAGACGCCCTGTCGACGATGGAGCCGGGTGAAAAGGAAGATCCCCTTTCCCGTTATCTTTAG